The nucleotide window ATCCCCCAAGTACTTGCTGCGGTCGGCGTAGGCCAGCCGCATTGCTTCGGCCATAAGGTGAATTGTCAGCGCTGAATTGCTGCCCAGTTCGCCAATCGGGTACCCTTCCAGAATGTTCAGCATCTGCACAAGATGAACGCCGCCCGACGAAGGCGGTGGCATGGAGGCGATCTCGTAGCCCCGATAGGTACCGCGCACAGGGTCACGGAAAACGGCCTTGTAGGCGCGCAGATCCGCGGGCGTGATCAGGCCGCCGTGACGTTCCATTTCAGCCGTGATCAGCCGGGCAACTTCGCCGCCATAAAAGGCCTCAGGCCCCTGCTCGGCGATCAGGCTTAAACTATGGGCAAGGTCGCTCTGGATCAGGCGGTCTCCGGGCTCGTAGGGCCTGCCATCTGCCTTGAAGAAGACCTTCGCGGCCGCTGGAAATTGCTGCAGCCGCTCGGCAGACTGCTTCAAGGAATCCGATAAATCCTGGCTGACCAGGATGCCTTCCGCAGCGAGGCGGATGGCGGGCGTCATGACTTGAGCAAGACTCATCGTGCCGTAGCGTTCCAGTACCGCCGCCATGCCAGCCACCGTACCCGGGATACCTGCCGACTGATGGCTGAACCGGGAGCGCTTCTCGTCCACTTCACCTTCGGCATCCAGAAACAGGTCGCGCGTGGCCGCCGCCGGCGCCATTTCTCGATAATCCAGCGCTACGGTTTCGCCCGTTCCGGCATGATGGATCATCATAAAACCGCCGCCGCCTAGGTTTCCCGCCCGTGGCAGCGTCACTGCCAAAGCGAACCCGACCGCGACGGCAGCATCGACGGCATTGCCGCCATCACGCAATATCTGACGCCCGACCTCGCTGGCCAGGGCTTCTTGCGTCGCCACCATGCCGTT belongs to Limibacillus halophilus and includes:
- the ggt gene encoding gamma-glutamyltransferase — protein: MVRRITVALLLFLVTFPSVAGAQGQAILSYLDRFHPVLAANGMVATQEALASEVGRQILRDGGNAVDAAVAVGFALAVTLPRAGNLGGGGFMMIHHAGTGETVALDYREMAPAAATRDLFLDAEGEVDEKRSRFSHQSAGIPGTVAGMAAVLERYGTMSLAQVMTPAIRLAAEGILVSQDLSDSLKQSAERLQQFPAAAKVFFKADGRPYEPGDRLIQSDLAHSLSLIAEQGPEAFYGGEVARLITAEMERHGGLITPADLRAYKAVFRDPVRGTYRGYEIASMPPPSSGGVHLVQMLNILEGYPIGELGSNSALTIHLMAEAMRLAYADRSKYLGDPDYSDVPVAGLISKTYAESLRETIDSFRARPSEEVLPGNPLPYESNETTHYSVMDRAGNLVSNTYTINFSYGSGIMVEGTGILLNNEMDDFSAKPGIPNAYGLLGGEANAIEPGKRPLSSMTPTLVFRDGLPWLATGSPGGSRIITTTLQVLLNVIDHEMNIAEATAAPRVHHQWWPDELRVEPGLSPDTMALLRARGHDVVVKPTMGSTQSIMVTEDGITGASDPRRPGALTIGY